The Liquorilactobacillus nagelii DSM 13675 DNA window AAATAATAACTCTTCTTGCCGTTTTTATAAATTTTTTCTTTGATAGCTTTATTTTTCTTGTATTCAAACATTTTAATCACTCCATTTATGATAGAATGGAGTACACAAAGAGCGTGTGCTTATTGCATACTCTTTAAAATATCTAACTCTACACACTCAAGCTTTAGGCGGGGAGAGTGTGTTTTTTATTTAGTTAAAAAAACTAATAACATAATCTATTTTGTTTATTCTTTCGGAGCTTGGTTTTGGAGTTTTAATTCTTTGAGTATTTGATCATTTTGGGTTATCATTACCCAGTTTTGTTCAACTATAGCTCTTAAAAATGTTGCTGTTGCTTTGTCTTTAGCATAATCACTTGATAAGACTTTCTTGCTATTTCGAAGTAACTGTTCTTCATCAAGCTCGTTTAGGATAGTTTTCACTTGCCATAGAGAATCATCATTTAAGTTTGATAAACCTCTATCTTGTAGAATGCCCTTGATATGATTACTATTGAATAACATTTTAATCATTTCTTTCAATATGTAACTCTCAAGGATAGTTTATCATGAAAGTATGAAATTTATAATGAATGTGGATTGCACAATGCATTTGTCCGAAATTTCGTGCTGTTCATTAAGTTAATTGTCGAATTTTAGAATTGAAATAAGAAAATTTAGTTTAATTGTAAAGCATCAGATTATAATATAGAATATTAATAGTAGAAATATTGTAAAGTAGCATTTCAAAAGTACGGTTAAAATATGATTATTGATTTAGGCTGCTTTTTTAAGGAGAATATAAGATTATGAAGATTGGCATCGATAAAATCGGCTTTTTTACTTCTGATTTATATGTTGACATGAGGGAATTAGCACAACAGCGTCAGGAGGATCCAGCAAAATATTTGATTGGAATTGGGCAAAAAAAAATGGCGGTAATTCGTCCAACACAAGATGTAGTAACATTAGCAGCCAATGCGGTTGATCAGATATTGAGTGAAGCAGATCGGCAAAAATTAGGTCTAGTTATTTTTGGAACTGAATCAGGAGTTGATAATTCCAAATCAACGGCAGCTTATTTAGCTGGTTTGCTGAAATTGCCAGAAAAATTACAAGTTGTCGAAGTTAAGCAGGCCTGTTACGGAGCAACAGCAGGTTTAGATTTTGCCCAAGGATATCTTTGTCTTCATCCGGAAAAAAAGGTTTTAGTAATCGGTGCAGATATTGCTCGCTATGGTTTGAGGACACCAGGTGAACCAACTCAAGGTGGTGGTGCAGTTGCCATGTTAGTTACGACTAATCCACGGATTATTGCTTTTGAGCCAAATAGTGCAGTCGCAATGCGGGATGCAAATGACTTTTGGCGGCCTTTAGGTGAGAGTGAAGCGCGAGTTGCTGGTAAATTCTCAAATAATTTATATCTGGATCTTTTACAAGAAGTTTGGCAAGAGTATCAAAAAACAGCAGGGCTTCAATTAATTGATTTCACCGCGTTCATTTTTCATTTGCCGTATACTAAATTAGGTTTGAAGGGGCTTCGCAGTTTAACTTCTGGAAATGATTTAGCAATTAATAGTCAATTATTTAAACAATTTGAAGCAGCACGAAGTTATAATGCTCAGGTTGGGAATCTGTATACCGGTTCACTTTATCTTAGTTTCTTGTCCTTATTGCAAAATTCGCCTAAGTTGCAAGCCGGTCAAAGAATTGGCTTTTACAGTTATGGTTCTGGAGCTCAAGCGGAATTTTTCAGCGGTTTGTTGCAGCCCAAGTTTAAAGAACAG harbors:
- a CDS encoding hydroxymethylglutaryl-CoA synthase translates to MKIGIDKIGFFTSDLYVDMRELAQQRQEDPAKYLIGIGQKKMAVIRPTQDVVTLAANAVDQILSEADRQKLGLVIFGTESGVDNSKSTAAYLAGLLKLPEKLQVVEVKQACYGATAGLDFAQGYLCLHPEKKVLVIGADIARYGLRTPGEPTQGGGAVAMLVTTNPRIIAFEPNSAVAMRDANDFWRPLGESEARVAGKFSNNLYLDLLQEVWQEYQKTAGLQLIDFTAFIFHLPYTKLGLKGLRSLTSGNDLAINSQLFKQFEAARSYNAQVGNLYTGSLYLSFLSLLQNSPKLQAGQRIGFYSYGSGAQAEFFSGLLQPKFKEQIAQNDFKQILTERRKISVADYENLYQQQVIQTTEHKLRTTEDPAKYVFAGTHESQRTYEIH